The Castanea sativa cultivar Marrone di Chiusa Pesio chromosome 11, ASM4071231v1 genome contains a region encoding:
- the LOC142617197 gene encoding disease resistance protein Roq1-like isoform X2, giving the protein MASSHQPKDFDVFLSFRGEDTRRGFVSHLFEALTRQGIQTFIDDNLTRGENISEELLKVIENSSLSIIVFSKNYASSSWCLDELAKIIECTKKVLPVFYQVDPSEVRKQKGYFGRVLTKLEKKIKDKTKVQKWRDALTKAANISGWDDKNSCTDSELVEKIVKEISNSEFIKMPSNDATMQLVGINSRMEAVAKLLAIESNDVRMVGITGLGGIGKTTIAKAIYNRFSNHFKAKSFVENVREWSKTEQGKIHLQETLLKGILEDKNLRVSTLYEGTAMINRILHLKRFLIILDDVDNADQIETLLGQCERFVLGSRIILTTRNKSLLAERNGLSTCYYEVEELYGDEAIELFRMHAFPSNEVPEDYLELEKQARSYAKGLPLALKVMGRDLRGKPTEYWEDALDCYKTNPQEDIQNILKRSYEGLTENEKTIFLDIACFFEAYDMHYNMIKDVLKACDLYPVCGIRNLIDKCLLTIDRGNHYLSMHDLLLQMGRDIVRQEAPQNPGDRSRLWRYEEALDVLTKDMVSDKIRSIILWPRKSKPVEVQIKAQFSKMKNLRLLLIRIVRFCNGPLECLPNGLRLLDWRDYPFSSWPPSFFPEKLVVLNLPFILLKEPVVKQIFVSVTHVDFSDCNLITKISDLSMTPNVTNLILEGCSNLVEIDNSVGRLDKLKVWDLGYCDKLETLPNCLTMKSLTSLNLIGCRRLKKFPNILHEMKGVEYLDLEGNFTKELPPSFGNLIGLKRLYVSPIAGEAHLPGSIYNLQHIEALEFYGNIIFPKNVDIDGQPVCNSLGCSSKYVFPMLKQLRLSDIEIHEIEFILNYCIPFTLEELRIYNSKVVTLPESMSRYERLHTLIIKGCNELREIPRLPHSIRHVKVEDCDSLDLQSFFQLLPEIIGLPLNLPPCVISDMLMFPHSSTMLPIGSTIKGTEYRLCEYRFVVSGDENDIPNWFNHQRDGNLISFWIGPEFPIIALCIAFGTQVYPDYFRYHVFVSINNSEQTFERKFIFKHKRSGHLVFCYRPQSSLQELFRDLQLTDRNHVQILCKPFAPSRRLAPIVKWIGVHVECNCLSLQSGLGLPMDTENGSDLGLAFDSSNVDGLDLGSSSVAQLVTPQVKRKSKKRKRKVRPRFGTLFKQQFPLFKKRKRKAMV; this is encoded by the exons ATGGCCTCATCTCACCAACCCAAGGACTTTGATGTTTTTTTGAGTTTCCGGGGTGAAGATACTCGCCGTGGTTTCGTAAGCCATTTATTTGAGGCTCTGACTCGACAAGGTATTCAAACCTTCATTGATGATAATCTCACTAGGGGAGAAAACATTTCTGAAGAGCTTCTCAAAGTCATTGAAAACTCAAGCCTATCAATAAttgtattttctaaaaactatgCGTCCTCTAGTTGGTGTTTGGATGAACTTGCTAAGATTATTGAGTGTACAAAAAAAGTGCTACCAGTTTTCTATCAAGTGGATCCATCTGAAGTTCGTAAGCAAAAAGGGTATTTTGGAAGAGTGCTGACtaagcttgaaaaaaaaattaaagataagaCGAAGGTACAAAAGTGGAGGGACGCTCTAACTAAAGCAGCCAATATTTCTGGCTGGGACGACAAAAACAG TTGCACTGATTCTGAACTTGTCGAAAAAATTGTTAAAGAGATCTCAAATTCTGAATTCATTAAGATGCCATCAAATGATGCTACAATGCAGCTGGTTGGAATAAATTCTCGCATGGAGGCGGTAGCAAAACTTTTAGCTATTGAATCAAATGATGTTCGCATGGTAGGGATCACTGGCCTTGGTGGAATAGGCAAAACTACAATTGCAAAAGCTATTTATAATAGGTTTTCAAATCATTTCAAAGCAAAAAGTTTTGTAGAGAATGTTAGAGAGTGGTCAAAGACAGAGCAAGGCAAAATCCATTTACAAGAGACACTTCTTAAGGGTATCTTAGAGGATAAGAATTTGAGGGTGAGTACTCTATATGAAGGAACCGCAATGATAAATAGAATTCTTCACCTAAAAAGGTTTCTTATCATTCTTGATGATGTGGATAATGCCGACCAGATAGAAACATTACTCGGACAATGTGAACGCTTTGTATTAGGAAGTAGGATCATTCTGACAACAAGAAATAAAAGCTTGCTAGCTGAGCGAAATGGTCTTTCAACCTGTTACTATGAGGTTGAGGAATTATATGGAGATGAAGCTATTGAACTCTTTCGTATGCATGCCTTCCCAAGTAACGAAGTCCCTGAAGATTATTTGGAACTTGAGAAACAAGCTAGAAGTTATGCCAAAGGCCTTCCTCTAGCTCTAAAAGTAATGGGTCGTGATTTGCGTGGGAAACCTACAGAATATTGGGAAGATGCGTTAGATTGTTATAAAACAAATCCTCAAGAAGATATTCAAAATATACTAAAAAGGAGTTACGAAGGATTAACTGAAAATGAAAAGACTATTTTCCttgatattgcatgtttcttcGAGGCATATGACATGCATTATAACATGATTAAGGATGTACTGAAAGCTTGTGATTTATACCCAGTATGTGGTATTCGAAATCTTATTGATAAGTGTCTCTTGACTATTGATCGAGGTAATCATTATTTGTCGATGCACGACTTATTACTACAAATGGGTAGGGACATTGTTCGACAAGAAGCACCACAAAATCCTGGGGATCGTAGCAGACTATGGCGTTATGAGGAAGCTCTTGATGTATTAACTAAAGATATG GTTTCAGATAAAATTCGAAGCATAATATTGTGGCCACGTAAATCAAAACCAGTAGAGGTGCAAATAAAGGCACAATTTTCTAAGATGAAAAATCTTAGATTGCTTTTGATTCGTATTGTACGTTTTTGCAATGGACCCCTTGAATGTCTTCCCAATGGATTAAGATTGCTTGATTGGCGTGATTATCCATTTTCTTCGTGGCCACCAAGTTTTTTTCCTGAAAAGCTGGTTGTGCTCAATTTGCCTTTTATCCTATTAAAGGAACCAGTAGTCAAGCAG atTTTTGTATCCGTGACACATGTGGACTTCAGTGATTGCAATCTGATTACGAAAATATCTGACTTATCAATGACCCCAAACGTAACGAACTTGATACTTGAGGGGTGTTCAAATTTAGTTGAGATTGATAACTCCGTAGGGCGTCTTGATAAGCTTAAAGTGTGGGACCTTGGATATTGCGATAAACTTGAAACTCTTCCGAATTGTCTCACGATGAAATCTCTTACATCTTTAAATCTAATAGGCTGCAGGAGGCTTAAGAAGTTCCCAAATATCTTGCACGAAATGAAAGGTGTTGAATATTTAGATCTTGAGGGGAACTTTACTAAAGAATTACCTCCGTCATTTGGGAATTTGATTGGGCTTAAGCGCTTATATGTAAGCCCGATTGCAGGAGAGGCACATCTTCCGGGTAGCATCTATAATTTACAACATATAGAGGCGCTTGAATTTTATGGCAATATCATATTTCCAAAGAATGTGGACATTGATGGACAGCCAGTGTGCAACTCTCTTGGTTGCTCTTCCAAATATGTTTTTCCAATGTTGAAACAACTACGACTTTCTGACATTGAAATTCACGAAatagaatttattttgaattattgtaTCCCCTTCACACTGGAAGAGTTACGCATCTACAACAGCAAAGTTGTCACCCTCCCAGAAAGCATGAGCAGATATGAGAGATTACATACGCTTATTATTAAAGGTTGCAATGAGTTACGGGAAATCCCAAGGCTTCCGCATAGTATAAGACATGTAAAAGTAGAAGATTGCGACTCGCTGGATTTACAATCATTCTTTCAG CTGCTTCCAGAAATCATAGGGCTTCCGCTAAATCTACCACCATGTGTAATAAGCGACATGTTAATGTTTCCACACTCATCTACAATGCTTCCAATTGGTTCAACCATCAAAGGGACGGAATACCGCCTTTGTGAATATAGGTTTGTGGTATCAGGAGATGAGAATGATATTCCAAATTGGTTCAACCATCAAAGGGATGGAAATTTAATATCATTCTGGATTGGTCCTGAATTTCCAATAATTGCTCTCTGCATTGCTTTTGGAACACAAGTTTATCCTGATTATTTTCGTTATCACGTCTTCGTTTCCATCAATAATAGTGAACAAACgtttgaaagaaaattcattttcaaaCATAAAAGATCTGGGCATCTGGTTTTTTGCTATAGACCTCAGAGCTCATTGCAGGAACTATTTCGGGACTTGCAACTAACTGATCGGAATCATGTTCAGATCCTCTGTAAACCTTTCGCTCCATCCCGACGTCTTGCTCCAATCGTTAAATGGATAGGAGTCCATGTAGAATGCAATTGCCTTTCTTTGCAATCAGGTTTGGGACTTCCAATGGATACAGAAAATGGATCAGACTTAGGTTTGGCATTTGACTCATCAAATGTTGATGGGCTTGATTTGGGCTCATCTTCAGTGGCCCAGCTTGTGACGCCCCAagtaaaaagaaagagtaaaaaaagaaaaagaaaagtgaggcCACGTTTTGGAacgttgtttaaacaacaatttcctttgtttaaaaaaagaaaaagaaaagcgatGGTCTGA